A stretch of the Marivirga tractuosa DSM 4126 genome encodes the following:
- the gpmI gene encoding 2,3-bisphosphoglycerate-independent phosphoglycerate mutase, with the protein MNKKVILMILDGWGIATNKEVSAIDKANTPFVDSLYGKYKNSKLDASGLAVGLPEGQMGNSEVGHMNIGAGRIVYQDLVKINKAIEEKSIKENPVWSEAMSYAKQNNKKVHFIGLVSDGGVHSHIGHLKGLMTLAHEEGVKELFVHAFSDGRDTDPNGGKAYLEDVEKHAKETGAKIASVTGRYYAMDRDNRWERVKLAYDAMVHGEGKQTESISDAIQASYDEDVTDEFIKPIINTENGEPIAKIEEGDVVISFNFRTDRGREITQALTQKAFHEQNMHPLDLHYITMTKYDDTFKGVKVLFEKDNLTNTLGEVLEKNGKKQIRIAETEKYPHVTFFFSGGRETEFEGENRIMCPSPKVATYDLQPEMSAGDIRDKIIPELKKGEADFVCLNFANPDMVGHTGVFEAAVKACETVDSCAKLVTEAAMENGYATIVIADHGNSDYMVNEDGSPNTAHTTNLVPCILVDPGFDGTIKDGKLGDLAPTILKIMDVEIPKEMTGDILIN; encoded by the coding sequence ATGAACAAAAAAGTAATCTTAATGATATTGGATGGCTGGGGCATAGCCACCAACAAAGAAGTTTCTGCAATAGACAAAGCTAACACGCCTTTCGTGGATAGCCTCTATGGAAAATATAAAAACAGTAAACTTGATGCCTCTGGTCTGGCAGTGGGCTTGCCCGAAGGACAGATGGGAAATTCTGAAGTAGGCCACATGAACATTGGTGCCGGTCGAATCGTCTATCAGGATTTAGTGAAAATCAATAAAGCAATAGAAGAAAAGTCTATTAAAGAAAACCCCGTTTGGTCAGAAGCGATGAGCTATGCCAAACAAAATAATAAAAAAGTCCATTTCATTGGTTTAGTATCTGATGGTGGGGTTCATTCTCATATCGGGCATTTGAAAGGTTTAATGACTTTAGCTCATGAAGAAGGCGTAAAAGAGTTATTTGTACATGCTTTTTCTGATGGACGAGATACTGACCCAAATGGCGGCAAAGCTTATCTGGAAGATGTAGAGAAGCATGCAAAAGAAACTGGGGCCAAAATAGCTTCTGTTACAGGTCGCTACTATGCAATGGATCGTGATAACAGATGGGAAAGAGTAAAATTAGCTTATGATGCGATGGTTCATGGCGAAGGAAAGCAAACTGAGTCCATTTCAGATGCTATTCAAGCTTCCTATGATGAAGACGTGACGGATGAGTTCATCAAACCTATTATCAATACAGAAAACGGAGAGCCAATTGCAAAAATTGAAGAGGGGGATGTAGTCATCTCTTTTAATTTCAGAACTGATAGAGGTAGAGAGATAACCCAAGCTTTAACTCAAAAAGCATTCCATGAGCAAAACATGCATCCTTTAGATCTGCATTATATTACCATGACTAAATATGATGATACATTTAAAGGGGTGAAAGTGCTTTTTGAAAAAGATAATTTGACCAACACTTTAGGTGAGGTGCTGGAAAAAAACGGTAAAAAGCAGATTAGAATTGCCGAAACTGAAAAGTATCCTCACGTAACATTTTTCTTTTCCGGTGGTCGAGAGACTGAATTTGAAGGGGAAAATCGTATTATGTGCCCATCACCAAAGGTGGCTACTTATGACTTACAGCCCGAAATGAGTGCAGGAGACATTCGTGATAAAATTATCCCTGAATTAAAAAAAGGAGAAGCTGATTTCGTTTGCTTGAATTTTGCAAATCCTGATATGGTGGGACATACCGGAGTATTCGAAGCAGCCGTGAAAGCTTGTGAAACAGTGGATAGTTGTGCTAAATTAGTGACTGAAGCAGCTATGGAAAATGGCTATGCAACCATTGTTATTGCTGACCACGGAAATTCCGATTATATGGTGAATGAAGACGGGAGTCCAAATACTGCTCACACGACCAACTTAGTGCCTTGTATTTTGGTTGACCCTGGTTTTGATGGCACCATTAAAGACGGTAAATTAGGAGATTTAGCGCCTACTATTTTAAAAATTATGGATGTTGAAATCCCTAAAGAAATGACGGGCGATATTCTGATCAATTAA
- a CDS encoding DNA cytosine methyltransferase: MINQIKDNTISKVKEPQIALKLHNVSKKKEEKGQLNVVSLFSGCGGMDLGFEGGFKVKKESVNEILNKDFIESFCANGYIKLKKTRFRTTFSNDILTEARNAWVHYFKKSQPNPEVFHTDSIVDLVKLHKSGVNVFPENVDVVTGGFPCQDFSVSGKRNGFNSNKDHRGNLYSENNPSTETRGHLYMWMKEVIEITKPKIFIAENVKGLVNLKNVKEIIQKDFSTIGKNGYIVLKPKVLHSADYGVPQSRERVFFIGIKKSALKKEALEALSNDYIPSAFDPYPSPTHSFTKDEPYLKKPVSLNDILNGLEEPEQSDDLSQRHYSKAKFMGKHCQGQTEVKLNHIGPTIRAEHHGNIEFRRLSIENGGKNLSELRNGLAERRLTPRECALIQTFPSDYEFVIENKNGRKGSYLVSPSKAYKLIGNAVPPLLAYNIAKRIEEVWDNYFI, encoded by the coding sequence ATGATTAATCAAATCAAAGACAATACTATTAGTAAAGTAAAAGAGCCACAAATTGCCCTTAAACTTCATAATGTCTCCAAAAAAAAGGAGGAGAAAGGCCAATTAAATGTGGTTTCACTTTTTTCTGGTTGTGGTGGAATGGATTTGGGGTTTGAAGGTGGTTTTAAGGTAAAAAAAGAATCTGTTAACGAAATCCTAAATAAAGACTTTATAGAAAGTTTTTGTGCCAATGGTTATATTAAACTAAAAAAAACACGATTTAGAACGACCTTTTCAAATGATATTTTAACAGAGGCAAGAAATGCATGGGTGCATTATTTCAAAAAATCCCAACCTAATCCAGAGGTATTTCATACTGATAGCATAGTGGACTTAGTTAAACTGCATAAATCAGGCGTCAATGTATTCCCTGAAAATGTGGATGTAGTAACAGGCGGTTTTCCATGCCAAGATTTTAGTGTTTCTGGGAAAAGAAATGGCTTCAATTCCAATAAAGACCATAGAGGTAATTTATATTCTGAAAACAACCCCTCTACAGAAACAAGAGGGCATCTTTATATGTGGATGAAGGAAGTCATTGAAATTACTAAACCCAAAATTTTTATTGCTGAAAATGTAAAAGGCTTAGTCAACCTAAAGAACGTAAAAGAGATTATTCAAAAAGATTTTTCAACCATCGGCAAAAATGGATATATAGTTTTAAAACCTAAAGTATTGCATTCTGCTGATTATGGTGTTCCGCAATCAAGAGAGAGGGTTTTCTTTATAGGGATTAAAAAATCTGCATTAAAAAAAGAGGCACTTGAGGCTTTGAGCAATGATTATATTCCTTCTGCTTTTGACCCCTATCCAAGCCCTACTCATTCATTCACAAAAGATGAGCCTTATTTGAAAAAGCCAGTAAGCTTAAATGATATTCTTAATGGTTTGGAAGAACCTGAGCAGTCCGATGACTTATCTCAAAGACACTATTCCAAAGCCAAGTTTATGGGGAAGCATTGTCAAGGTCAAACAGAAGTAAAATTAAACCATATTGGCCCCACAATCAGAGCTGAACATCATGGCAATATTGAATTCAGAAGGTTATCCATTGAAAACGGAGGAAAAAATCTTAGTGAATTAAGAAACGGATTAGCTGAAAGAAGATTAACCCCAAGGGAATGTGCATTAATTCAAACATTTCCTTCAGATTATGAATTTGTAATCGAAAACAAAAACGGCAGGAAAGGCTCTTATTTAGTAAGTCCCTCTAAAGCTTATAAATTAATTGGGAATGCTGTACCTCCACTACTTGCATATAATATTGCTAAAAGAATTGAGGAAGTTTGGGATAACTATTTCATTTAA
- the mfd gene encoding transcription-repair coupling factor, whose amino-acid sequence MKIKDFLKLYRDDAILQTMVASLKPNEDQTIQFKGLVGSLDAIAVAVSHLLNHQNQLIILHDKEEAAYFQNDLQNLLDFKEPLLFPTSYKRPYQFDDIENANVLMRAEILNRINNKSSTGEIIVSYPEALSEKVINKKSLKLNTFSAKVGESLDVEFIAELLQTYDFEPTDFVYEPGQYAIRGGIIDIFSYASDEPYRIELFGNEIDSIRTFDVASQLSTDTVKQINIIPNVQTKLLEESRESLLEYIPNNTKIWFKDYKQTLDVLAQYYDKASQSFKEILETTQQTKVVLEPHMLFETPDSFKKGLEKYLKIEFGNRFYLKANQEFEYQAKPQPSFNKNFDLIADNLSSNQEAGLINIISSESLTQTERLKNIFEEIDPFIKFQSLPHTLRAGFIDEQLKLACYTDHQIFERFHRYKTKDKQSKSKAITIRELKNLQPGDFVTHIDYGVGRFAGMDKVDNNGKKQEVIRLIYRDNDLLYVSIHALHKISKYSGKEGSTPSISKLGSPEWENKKKKAKKQVKDIAKDLIELYAKRKSAPGFACNDDSFLQAELESSFIYEDTPDQAKSTADVKSDMEQPHPMDRLVCGDVGFGKTEVAIRAAFKAVDNNKQVAVLVPTTILAMQHFRTFSERLEKMPVTVEYINRFKSTKQIKEILKRTEEGKVDILIGTHRIVNKDVKFKDLGLLVIDEEQKFGVSVKDKLKQFRVNVDVLTLTATPIPRTLHFSLMGARDLSVIQTPPPNRQPVTTALHTFNEEILRDAIAFELQRGGQVFFVHNRIGDIEQVGNIILKLVPDARIGVAHGQMDGAKLEKVMMRFIEGEYDVLVSTNIIESGLDIPNANTIIINHAHMFGMSDLHQMRGRVGRSNKKAFCYLLTPPTIGLSSDSRKRLTTLEEFSDLGDGFKVAMRDLDIRGAGNMLGAEQSGFITDLGFDMYHKILDDAVAELKESHFADLFKDELAKKAKIIAQDCTIETDLEILIPEDYVGNITERLSLYSQLDNIKNEEELGVFEKSMQDRFGPIPEPVYDLIETVRIRWKAESLGFEKLLIKNGSLKAYFVPADNEKYFKSDIFGRILTFVQMHSKKCKMKDYKGRLILKIENIENIEQAKSIIFDMAGEEVGAV is encoded by the coding sequence TTGAAGATTAAAGACTTTCTAAAATTATATAGAGATGATGCCATCTTGCAAACGATGGTGGCTTCCCTCAAACCCAATGAAGACCAGACTATCCAATTTAAAGGATTAGTGGGTAGTTTGGATGCCATAGCCGTTGCGGTTTCACATCTATTAAATCATCAGAACCAGCTTATTATTTTGCATGATAAGGAGGAAGCCGCTTATTTTCAAAATGACTTGCAAAACCTTTTAGATTTTAAAGAGCCTCTGCTTTTTCCCACTTCTTACAAAAGACCCTATCAGTTTGATGATATAGAAAATGCCAATGTGCTAATGAGAGCGGAAATTTTAAACCGCATCAATAACAAATCCTCCACAGGAGAAATTATTGTGTCCTATCCGGAGGCACTTTCTGAAAAAGTAATCAATAAAAAATCATTAAAGTTAAATACCTTCTCTGCCAAAGTAGGGGAAAGTTTGGATGTGGAATTCATTGCAGAATTATTACAGACTTACGATTTTGAGCCTACTGATTTTGTGTACGAACCCGGGCAATATGCCATTCGTGGGGGTATTATAGACATCTTTTCCTATGCCAGTGATGAACCCTACAGAATAGAATTATTCGGGAACGAAATTGATAGCATTCGAACATTTGACGTTGCTTCCCAACTTTCTACCGACACAGTAAAACAAATCAATATTATTCCCAATGTGCAAACGAAGCTATTGGAAGAAAGCAGAGAATCTTTACTGGAATACATTCCTAACAATACAAAAATATGGTTCAAGGATTATAAGCAAACGTTAGATGTGCTAGCGCAATACTACGACAAAGCTTCACAGTCTTTCAAAGAAATATTGGAAACCACACAGCAAACGAAAGTGGTCCTAGAGCCCCATATGTTATTTGAAACGCCCGACAGTTTCAAAAAAGGACTGGAAAAATATCTAAAAATAGAATTTGGCAATCGTTTTTATTTAAAGGCAAATCAGGAATTTGAATATCAAGCGAAACCACAACCTTCATTCAATAAAAATTTTGATTTGATAGCGGATAATCTTTCTAGCAACCAAGAAGCGGGATTAATCAATATCATTTCTTCGGAATCTTTAACGCAAACCGAGCGACTGAAAAATATCTTTGAAGAAATTGATCCCTTCATCAAGTTTCAGTCTTTGCCCCACACTTTAAGGGCTGGATTTATTGATGAACAATTAAAACTAGCCTGCTATACAGATCATCAGATATTTGAGCGTTTCCACCGATATAAAACTAAAGACAAGCAAAGCAAATCCAAAGCCATCACCATTCGTGAGTTGAAAAACCTTCAGCCGGGAGATTTTGTGACCCATATTGATTATGGTGTGGGGCGTTTTGCCGGGATGGATAAGGTGGACAATAATGGTAAGAAGCAGGAAGTCATCCGTTTAATATATCGTGATAATGATTTGCTTTATGTCAGCATTCATGCCCTCCACAAAATTTCAAAATACAGTGGAAAAGAAGGGAGCACTCCGAGCATAAGCAAATTAGGTTCACCTGAATGGGAAAATAAAAAGAAGAAAGCCAAAAAGCAGGTTAAGGACATTGCAAAAGATTTAATTGAGCTTTATGCAAAAAGAAAATCGGCTCCTGGTTTTGCATGCAATGATGATAGTTTCCTTCAGGCCGAATTAGAATCCTCTTTTATTTATGAAGATACACCCGACCAGGCCAAATCCACAGCGGACGTAAAATCAGATATGGAACAGCCACATCCTATGGACCGGTTGGTCTGCGGTGATGTAGGATTCGGGAAAACAGAAGTTGCTATTCGAGCGGCTTTCAAAGCGGTGGATAACAATAAACAAGTCGCGGTTTTAGTGCCGACCACCATTTTAGCCATGCAGCATTTCAGAACTTTCTCGGAAAGACTGGAAAAAATGCCGGTTACAGTAGAGTACATCAACCGATTTAAATCCACGAAACAGATAAAAGAAATTCTAAAACGCACCGAGGAAGGAAAAGTGGACATTCTTATCGGAACGCATCGAATTGTAAACAAAGATGTGAAATTTAAGGATTTGGGCTTATTGGTGATTGACGAAGAGCAAAAATTTGGGGTTTCGGTAAAGGATAAACTCAAGCAGTTCCGCGTTAATGTTGATGTTCTGACCCTAACAGCCACCCCAATTCCACGAACATTGCATTTCAGTTTGATGGGAGCTCGGGATTTGAGCGTAATTCAGACGCCTCCACCTAACCGGCAGCCCGTCACCACTGCTCTCCATACTTTTAATGAAGAAATATTAAGAGATGCTATCGCTTTTGAGTTGCAAAGGGGCGGACAAGTGTTTTTTGTGCACAACCGAATTGGAGATATAGAACAGGTTGGCAATATCATTCTAAAATTAGTGCCTGACGCTCGGATAGGTGTAGCGCACGGCCAAATGGATGGTGCCAAATTGGAGAAAGTAATGATGCGCTTTATTGAAGGAGAATATGATGTGTTGGTTTCTACTAATATCATTGAATCCGGATTGGATATCCCCAATGCGAATACCATCATCATCAATCATGCCCACATGTTTGGCATGTCCGATTTGCACCAAATGCGCGGACGAGTTGGACGTTCCAATAAAAAAGCGTTTTGCTATTTGTTAACTCCGCCAACCATCGGCTTAAGTTCCGATTCCCGAAAAAGGCTGACCACTTTAGAAGAATTTTCCGATTTGGGAGATGGTTTTAAAGTGGCAATGCGAGATTTGGATATCCGTGGAGCTGGGAATATGCTGGGCGCAGAACAGAGTGGGTTTATCACCGATTTAGGTTTTGATATGTATCATAAAATTTTGGATGATGCTGTTGCCGAATTGAAAGAAAGTCATTTTGCCGATTTATTTAAAGATGAATTAGCCAAAAAGGCTAAAATTATCGCTCAAGATTGCACCATAGAAACTGATTTGGAAATTCTGATTCCTGAGGATTATGTGGGCAATATCACGGAAAGATTGAGTCTATATTCTCAATTGGATAATATCAAAAATGAAGAAGAATTAGGCGTTTTTGAAAAATCCATGCAAGACCGTTTTGGACCAATTCCTGAGCCAGTCTATGATTTAATTGAGACTGTTAGGATACGCTGGAAAGCTGAAAGCCTTGGTTTTGAGAAATTGCTAATTAAAAATGGTAGCTTAAAAGCTTATTTCGTGCCAGCCGATAATGAAAAATATTTTAAGTCAGATATTTTCGGCAGAATTTTAACTTTCGTGCAAATGCATTCAAAAAAATGCAAAATGAAAGACTATAAAGGCAGACTAATACTTAAAATAGAGAACATAGAAAATATAGAACAGGCCAAATCGATCATATTTGATATGGCTGGGGAAGAAGTCGGGGCGGTTTAG
- a CDS encoding tRNA-binding protein, with protein MNEETKEINWDDFSKIEMRVGTVVKAEEFPKAKKPAYKLQIDFGQLGMRKTSAQITNLYSLDDLPGKKIVAVVNFPPKQIANFMSECLVLGAVDGDEISLLSVDKDAKNGLRIG; from the coding sequence ATGAATGAAGAGACTAAAGAAATCAACTGGGATGATTTTTCCAAGATCGAAATGCGGGTTGGCACAGTAGTTAAAGCGGAGGAATTCCCTAAAGCCAAAAAGCCTGCCTACAAATTGCAAATTGATTTTGGTCAGTTGGGAATGAGAAAAACTTCCGCTCAGATTACCAATCTCTATAGTCTGGATGATTTACCAGGTAAGAAAATAGTAGCGGTTGTTAATTTTCCGCCTAAACAAATTGCGAACTTCATGAGTGAATGTTTGGTTTTAGGAGCAGTGGATGGAGACGAAATTAGTTTGTTAAGCGTTGATAAAGACGCCAAAAATGGATTAAGAATTGGATAA
- a CDS encoding cytochrome c oxidase subunit 3 has product MDKNTKKEDLSFFERVEKMHPYKMIFILSLLGSSLIFLFLLFSFFMSLGNEGQKDIEIPAVFALSTVLIGASSFMIHPIHSLFKAEEISSLLTALRFTFFLGLGFALCQFLGWKALRESDVLFSSDVTSSFFYVLTGVHALHFLAAHTYLGYLILQTQRISKDPVQYLIAETNPFWHLKYELLTKGWHFLGILWAILILSFWIFL; this is encoded by the coding sequence ATGGATAAGAATACGAAAAAAGAGGATTTATCATTTTTTGAAAGGGTAGAGAAAATGCACCCTTATAAAATGATTTTTATTTTGAGCTTATTGGGAAGCTCTTTAATCTTTTTATTTCTTCTTTTTTCATTTTTTATGAGCTTGGGAAATGAAGGGCAAAAAGACATTGAAATCCCTGCAGTTTTTGCCTTAAGCACTGTTTTGATTGGGGCTTCTAGTTTTATGATTCATCCTATTCACAGTCTTTTCAAAGCCGAAGAGATTTCATCCTTATTAACCGCCTTGCGATTCACTTTCTTTTTGGGCTTAGGCTTTGCTTTATGTCAGTTTCTAGGCTGGAAAGCCTTGAGGGAATCAGACGTACTATTTTCATCTGACGTAACCTCTTCCTTTTTTTATGTCCTGACTGGCGTGCACGCTCTTCACTTTTTAGCAGCTCATACTTACTTAGGATATCTAATCCTCCAAACGCAAAGAATTTCTAAAGATCCTGTTCAATATCTGATAGCCGAAACGAATCCCTTTTGGCATTTGAAATATGAACTGCTCACCAAAGGCTGGCACTTTCTGGGTATTTTGTGGGCTATTTTGATATTAAGTTTTTGGATTTTTCTTTAG